One Candidatus Aminicenantes bacterium DNA segment encodes these proteins:
- a CDS encoding alanyl-tRNA editing protein, translated as MATTERLYFEDSGQIEFEAAVLERRAVEGLPSVVLDRTCFYPESGGQPWDLGRLGGVRVVRVIEEEGAILHVLEKEAPGESLRGEVDWLRRFDHMQQHSGQHILSQAFLETAGGETRSFHLGPEVSTLEIGLADASDETIDRVERRANEVVFEDREVRTFFVPAERIGEIPLRRPPKVEGTIRVVEVAGFDFSACGGTHVRRTGEIGLIKIIGAEKIRGNLRFTFVCGGRALTEFQVRTRVVRDLVGRFNVPPAELPGQVEKLAGEAKSMKKSLRALEAAAAEREGAELAASAGGDAILIRIFDDRGPEAVRALALSFVRGGGRAALFAARSPERLQIVLARAESLAFDLRTLVGLVAPLVAGKGGGGASLVEIAGQPQADAAAALERAAEAIRSAAK; from the coding sequence ATGGCGACGACTGAAAGGCTCTACTTCGAGGATTCCGGACAGATCGAGTTCGAGGCGGCGGTGCTGGAGCGGCGCGCCGTCGAGGGGCTTCCTTCCGTCGTCCTCGATCGGACCTGCTTCTATCCCGAGTCCGGAGGCCAGCCGTGGGACTTGGGGCGACTGGGCGGCGTACGGGTCGTCCGGGTGATCGAGGAGGAGGGCGCGATCCTGCACGTCCTGGAAAAGGAGGCGCCCGGCGAGAGCCTGCGCGGCGAAGTCGATTGGCTTCGGCGCTTCGACCATATGCAGCAGCACTCGGGCCAGCACATCCTGTCGCAGGCCTTCCTCGAGACGGCGGGAGGGGAGACCCGTTCCTTCCATCTCGGCCCCGAGGTCTCCACCCTCGAGATCGGCCTCGCGGACGCGAGCGATGAGACGATCGATCGGGTCGAGCGGCGGGCCAACGAAGTCGTTTTCGAGGATCGCGAGGTCCGAACCTTTTTTGTCCCGGCCGAACGGATCGGGGAGATCCCGCTCCGCAGGCCGCCCAAGGTCGAGGGGACGATCCGGGTGGTGGAAGTCGCCGGGTTCGATTTTTCCGCCTGCGGCGGAACCCACGTTCGGCGGACGGGAGAGATCGGGCTGATCAAGATCATCGGCGCCGAGAAGATCCGGGGGAACCTTCGCTTCACTTTCGTCTGCGGCGGCCGGGCCTTGACCGAATTCCAGGTCCGGACCCGGGTCGTCCGCGACCTCGTCGGACGGTTCAACGTCCCGCCCGCCGAGCTGCCAGGCCAGGTCGAGAAGCTGGCCGGCGAAGCCAAATCTATGAAGAAGTCGTTGCGGGCGCTCGAGGCGGCGGCGGCCGAGCGCGAAGGGGCCGAGCTGGCTGCGTCCGCCGGCGGCGACGCGATCCTGATCCGGATCTTCGACGACCGGGGGCCCGAGGCGGTCCGGGCGCTGGCCTTGAGCTTCGTTCGCGGCGGCGGGCGGGCGGCCCTGTTCGCGGCCCGGTCGCCGGAGCGTCTTCAGATCGTTTTGGCCCGGGCGGAGTCCCTGGCCTTCGACCTGCGGACGCTGGTCGGGCTGGTGGCGCCGCTCGTAGCCGGCAAGGGTGGCGGAGGGGCGTCGCTGGTGGAGATCGCGGGCCAGCCGCAGGCGGACGCGGCAGCCGCCCTGGAACGCGCGGCCGAGGCTATTCGTAGCGCAGCGAAATAA
- a CDS encoding DUF401 family protein, protein MPVLLKAAAVIILLLLLLRLKVDLGLALLADAVLTAGLFRMPAGVFLRTAGRTLIAGETLTLLGILVLVLYLGNYLQAGGHFRRMVEALKAIVRDPRLILAVPSAFIGLLPMTAGAMMGAPIVEEAARPYGLSPAWMTFLNYWFRHIWEYSWPLYTNLILASLILEVPIGRICLVQAPFTVIAAAAGLTVLFRQVPAGPRSPRRRASIGDYVRVAASIWPIVLTIGLVFGLRMAMLPALAAACLLSQALSRMDLKTRWEVFRRSVTPRIVLLTASVMVFKQVLETSGALEAVVRAVPPGGLWTYVLLFAAPFLIGLLTGVNQAFVAIAFPLLAPIIGRGRPDMVLLLFAYVSGFVGILLSPAHLCLAFTAEYFHAELKDVYRILWRPVAAVFAAALFVLLAARVI, encoded by the coding sequence ATGCCCGTTTTGCTCAAGGCCGCCGCCGTCATCATCCTTCTCCTCCTCCTGCTTCGCCTCAAGGTCGATCTCGGCCTGGCTCTGCTGGCCGACGCGGTCCTGACGGCCGGGCTGTTCCGGATGCCGGCGGGTGTCTTCCTCCGGACGGCGGGCCGAACCCTGATCGCCGGCGAGACGCTGACCCTCCTGGGCATTCTCGTCCTGGTCCTCTACCTCGGCAACTATCTCCAGGCGGGCGGCCATTTCCGGCGCATGGTTGAGGCTCTCAAGGCCATCGTCCGGGATCCCCGGCTCATCCTGGCCGTCCCCTCGGCCTTCATCGGGCTCCTGCCCATGACCGCGGGCGCCATGATGGGAGCGCCGATCGTCGAGGAGGCGGCCCGGCCCTACGGCCTCTCGCCGGCCTGGATGACGTTTCTTAATTATTGGTTCCGTCACATCTGGGAATACAGCTGGCCCCTCTACACGAACCTGATTCTGGCTTCCCTTATCCTTGAAGTGCCGATCGGGCGGATCTGCCTCGTTCAAGCGCCCTTCACCGTCATCGCCGCCGCGGCCGGGTTGACGGTCCTGTTCCGCCAGGTGCCGGCCGGGCCCCGGTCGCCGCGCCGAAGAGCCTCGATCGGGGATTATGTCCGCGTTGCGGCCTCAATTTGGCCGATCGTCCTGACCATCGGGCTCGTCTTCGGTCTCCGGATGGCCATGCTGCCGGCTCTGGCCGCGGCTTGCCTGCTCAGCCAGGCCTTGTCGCGAATGGACCTCAAGACCCGCTGGGAGGTCTTCCGCCGCAGCGTCACGCCGCGGATCGTCCTGCTGACGGCGTCGGTCATGGTCTTCAAGCAGGTGCTCGAGACGAGCGGCGCCCTGGAGGCCGTGGTCCGGGCCGTTCCGCCCGGGGGCCTTTGGACCTATGTCCTCCTCTTTGCCGCGCCGTTTCTCATCGGCCTGCTGACCGGCGTCAACCAGGCTTTCGTGGCGATCGCTTTCCCCCTGCTGGCTCCGATCATCGGCCGCGGCCGGCCCGATATGGTCCTGCTCCTGTTCGCCTATGTCAGCGGCTTCGTCGGCATCCTGCTGTCGCCCGCTCATCTGTGTTTGGCTTTCACGGCCGAGTACTTCCACGCCGAGCTCAAGGACGTCTATCGCATTCTCTGGCGGCCGGTGGCTGCGGTCTTCGCCGCGGCCCTGTTCGTCCTGCTGGCCGCCCGGGTGATCTGA
- the rnhC gene encoding ribonuclease HIII: protein MSQVALFPPAAGHIGTDESGKGDFFGPLVIAGFFCPEGQGPVLTELGVRDSKTLSDRKIRDLAETLRAGYVHSIVAIGPEKYNELYDQFRNLNKLLAWGHARVIENILERVDASKAITDQFGDERLVLQALMKKGRQIELLQRPGGESDPAVAAASILARAEFVKRLAALSRQWEVDLHKGAGPPVESSAAAFLARHGAAALGQVAKLHFKTATRVLGRL, encoded by the coding sequence ATGAGTCAAGTCGCGCTTTTCCCGCCCGCCGCAGGCCATATCGGCACGGACGAATCAGGCAAGGGCGATTTCTTCGGGCCGTTGGTGATCGCCGGATTTTTCTGCCCCGAGGGGCAAGGCCCGGTGCTGACCGAGCTCGGCGTCCGCGACAGCAAGACCCTGTCCGACAGGAAGATCCGGGACCTGGCCGAGACGCTGCGGGCCGGATACGTCCATTCGATCGTGGCTATCGGGCCCGAGAAATACAATGAGCTCTACGACCAGTTCCGCAACTTGAACAAGCTTCTGGCCTGGGGCCACGCTCGGGTCATCGAGAACATCCTGGAGCGCGTGGACGCGTCCAAGGCGATCACCGACCAGTTCGGCGACGAACGATTGGTCCTGCAGGCCTTGATGAAGAAAGGCCGCCAGATCGAGCTTCTGCAGCGGCCGGGGGGAGAATCGGACCCGGCCGTCGCGGCCGCCTCCATCCTGGCCCGGGCCGAGTTCGTCAAGCGGCTGGCGGCCCTGTCGCGGCAGTGGGAGGTGGACCTTCACAAGGGGGCCGGTCCACCCGTCGAGTCGTCCGCCGCCGCCTTCCTGGCCCGCCACGGGGCCGCGGCTTTGGGCCAGGTGGCCAAGCTTCATTTCAAGACGGCCACCCGGGTCCTTGGCCGCCTATGA